The following proteins come from a genomic window of Pseudomonas putida:
- the yaaA gene encoding peroxide stress protein YaaA has translation MLTVISPAKTLDYDTPPVTERFTLPQYLDDSQELIVQLRELSPAQISELMHLSDKLAGLNAARFGSWTPDFTPANAKQALLAFKGDVYTGLDAETLSEDDFTYAQQHLRMLSGLYGLLRPLDLMQPYRLEMGTKLANARGKDLYAFWGTRISQWLNQALTEQGDDLLLNLASNEYFSAVKRSALKGRVINVDFKDLKNGQYKIISFYAKKARGMMSRFVIQERVNDPQQLKQFDVQGYYYSAEQSKPDHLVFLRDHPAE, from the coding sequence ATGCTGACGGTGATTTCCCCCGCCAAGACCCTCGATTACGACACCCCACCGGTGACCGAGCGTTTTACACTGCCCCAGTACCTGGACGACTCCCAGGAACTGATCGTGCAACTGCGTGAGCTGTCACCGGCGCAGATCAGCGAGCTGATGCACCTGTCGGACAAACTCGCCGGTCTCAACGCCGCCCGCTTTGGCAGCTGGACGCCAGACTTCACGCCGGCAAACGCCAAGCAGGCCCTGCTGGCCTTCAAGGGTGACGTGTATACCGGGCTGGACGCCGAAACCCTGAGCGAAGACGACTTCACCTACGCCCAGCAGCACCTGCGCATGCTTTCCGGCCTGTACGGCCTGCTGCGCCCGCTCGACCTGATGCAGCCTTACCGCCTGGAAATGGGTACCAAGCTGGCGAATGCCCGTGGCAAGGACCTGTACGCCTTCTGGGGCACGCGTATCAGCCAATGGCTGAACCAGGCGCTGACCGAGCAGGGCGATGACCTGCTGTTGAACCTGGCCAGCAACGAGTATTTCAGCGCGGTGAAACGCAGCGCCCTGAAAGGCCGGGTAATCAACGTCGACTTCAAGGACCTGAAGAACGGTCAGTACAAGATCATCAGTTTCTACGCCAAGAAAGCCCGCGGCATGATGAGCCGCTTCGTGATCCAGGAACGGGTCAATGACCCGCAGCAGCTCAAGCAGTTCGATGTACAGGGCTACTACTACAGCGCCGAACAGTCCAAGCCTGATCACCTGGTGTTCTTGCGCGATCATCCGGCCGAGTGA
- a CDS encoding efflux RND transporter periplasmic adaptor subunit, giving the protein MIRWRLLLWLLAWSAALLLWQAWPASQGQVVEARWLWVEPQRLESRVGLVGRVQAVRQQIQAAPFDGVVAEVEVEPGQRVAPDQPLFRLDTAQLDVQIRQAEAEWLKARASLRVLQGWQTGPQVARARRAMLGARAALATSQAALADTRRLFERGIVARIEVDGLAQQVVAQREALRDAEQELNLVRERGQVDELRIAQMELANTHARWQARLAQRERRIVKAPFAALVVRADNAGGGASRHLQPGQQVSQGAPLLTLVDLSQLQVLAAVQEHDLDRLREGLEVEVIIAGQPLAGQVQRVALQARNDEGQGAWYDVRVALEMPREPSTPLLRLGMTAQLTVIAHRTEQGIAVPAEALQVGEAGQAYVVYRAMGDRQGRKVPVTAGVAVAQGVEVLGLSAGYVQIP; this is encoded by the coding sequence ATGATTAGGTGGCGGTTGCTGTTGTGGCTGCTGGCGTGGTCGGCAGCGTTGCTCCTGTGGCAAGCCTGGCCTGCTAGCCAGGGACAGGTTGTAGAGGCGCGCTGGTTGTGGGTTGAGCCGCAGCGGCTGGAAAGCCGGGTGGGCCTGGTCGGCAGGGTACAGGCGGTCCGCCAGCAGATCCAGGCTGCGCCATTCGACGGGGTGGTCGCCGAAGTGGAGGTGGAGCCAGGGCAGCGGGTGGCTCCAGATCAGCCACTGTTCAGGCTCGATACCGCACAACTGGATGTACAGATACGCCAGGCTGAGGCCGAATGGCTCAAGGCGCGGGCAAGCTTACGCGTGCTACAGGGTTGGCAAACCGGGCCACAGGTGGCCCGTGCGCGCCGCGCGATGCTCGGTGCCCGGGCGGCTTTGGCAACCAGCCAGGCCGCGCTGGCAGACACCCGGCGCCTGTTCGAGCGGGGGATCGTCGCCCGCATCGAGGTCGACGGCCTGGCGCAGCAGGTAGTCGCTCAGCGCGAGGCCCTGCGAGATGCCGAACAGGAACTGAACCTGGTGCGCGAACGCGGGCAAGTCGATGAGCTGCGCATTGCCCAGATGGAGCTGGCTAATACCCACGCCCGCTGGCAGGCCAGGCTGGCGCAGCGTGAACGCAGGATAGTCAAGGCGCCTTTTGCGGCCTTGGTGGTGCGTGCCGACAACGCCGGTGGCGGTGCCTCACGGCACCTGCAACCGGGCCAGCAGGTGAGCCAGGGGGCGCCTTTGCTGACGCTGGTCGACCTGAGCCAGCTGCAGGTGCTTGCCGCAGTCCAGGAGCATGATCTGGACAGGCTGCGCGAAGGGCTGGAGGTCGAGGTCATCATCGCCGGTCAGCCACTTGCCGGCCAGGTCCAACGCGTTGCCCTTCAGGCCAGGAACGATGAAGGGCAGGGGGCCTGGTACGACGTGCGGGTGGCCTTGGAGATGCCGAGGGAGCCGTCGACACCGTTGTTGCGCCTTGGGATGACGGCGCAGTTGACAGTGATCGCGCACAGAACGGAACAGGGCATTGCGGTACCGGCAGAGGCGCTGCAGGTGGGTGAGGCGGGGCAGGCTTACGTGGTTTACCGGGCTATGGGAGATCGACAGGGGCGCAAGGTACCGGTCACGGCAGGTGTCGCGGTAGCGCAGGGGGTCGAGGTGCTGGGGCTATCGGCGGGTTATGTGCAAATTCCGTAA